The Pantoea cypripedii genomic sequence CCAGATGACGGCCTGTGGTTTCCACAAATACGCCGAGGTGCAACTGGCGACTCATCCTTGCACCTCACGTTCGGGATTCGCCAGGCCAAGATGGTCACGCAGCGTGGTGCCTTGATAGTCAGTGCGAAACAACCCGCGCCGTTGCAACACTGGCACGACCTGGTCAATAAACTCTTCCAGCCCCCCCGGCAGCCACGGGGCCATAATATTGAAGCCATCTGCCGCCCCGGCAGTGAACCACTCTTCCAGCACATCGGCAATCTCTTCGGCGCTGCCAAACACGGCCCAGTGACCGCGTGTCCCGGTGACGTGCCAGTAAAGCTGGCGAATGGTCAGATTCTCTTCACGGGCAAATTTCAGCAGCAGAGCCTGGCGGCTCTGATTGCCCTGGGTTAACGGCAGTTCAGGGACCGGGTCATCCGGGGAATAACCCGAGAGATCAAAACCGCCCAGATGGCGCGCCAGCACTGGCCAACCGATTTCCGGGCTGACCAGTGCCTGCAAACGTTCGAACTTTTCCCGGGCATGGGCTGCGTTATCCCCAACCACGGGAAAAATACCGGGCATAATTTTCAGGCTATCGGGCTGGCGTCCCCATTGTTCCAGCTGATCTTTGACAGTGCGATAGAAATGCTGTGCATCTGCCAGATTGCGCTGGGCAGTGAAAATCACCTCAGCATGACGGGCGGCAAGGGATTGCCCATCTGCCGACGAGCCAGCCTGCACCAGCACGGGCCAGCCCTGCGGAGCACGGGCGATAGTCAGTGGACCTCGAACCTGGAAGAATTCGCCCTGATGATCGAGAATATGCAAACGCTGTGGGTCAAAGAATTTTCCCTGCTGACGATCGTCCAGTAAGGCATCGGCGTCCCAGGTGTCCCACAGGCCTTTCACGACCTCGACAAACTCCTGGGCGCGACGATAACGCAGGCCATGATCCATCACTTCTGCCCGGTTGAAATTACGCGCTTCACCCCCCGTCCAGCTGGTGACGATATTCCAGCCTGCGCGACCTTTACTGATGTGATCCAGTGAGGAAAACTTACGTGCCACGTTATACGGTTCGTTGTAGCTGGTGGACGCGGTGGCGATCAAGCCAATGCGTTGTGTCGCGGTAGCCAGTGCGGACAGTAACGTCAGGGGTTCAAAGTTAACGGTGCGCGAGGTTCTGCCCAGCGTCTCATCTTCTTCATACTGAAACGTCATCTGGTCACCGAGAAACACCATGTCAAACTTCGCGGCTTCTGCGCGGCGTGCCAGATGATGGAAATGATCAAAGTTCATTCCGGCACCCACCGGTGCCTCAGGGTGACGCCACGCGGCAATATGATGACCTGCATCCTGCAAAAAAGCGCCCAGATGCATCTGGGCAGGGCGTGAGCTGCTCATATTATGTTTCCGGTTAGTCATACATGGTGATGGGAGGAGGAGTCTGGTCGAGATAAAAGCGGCCTACCACCCGATAACGATGGTTGATTGGGTCGTGTGTCGTATGGGTGCGTGCATTACGCCAGTGACGATCAAAGTTGTTATTGCGAAGTGTGGCGGAGGAACCACCGACATCGTAAATCAGCTCTCCCGCGCGCAGCGCAGCGCTGTTACAGATGATTTTGGCTTCTGCTGTGGCAATTGAGGCCTCAATCAATGCCGCTTCCAGTGCCGGACCTTCCACCTGGGCATACCAGGCACGGGTGGCCTCATCGACTTTCCCCGCTGCACGCAACAGAATGGCTTCCGCTGCGTGCGCATGAGCGGCGATGTTGCCGATGATATGTTGCACATACCAGTCATCGGTGGAGCGCTCCACACCCGAGTCTGGACGTGGGCGGGCACCTCGATGCGCCCAGGCAATCGCATCCTGCAATACCGCAAAGGTGATGCCGACCTCAATGGTGGAATGCAGCATTTGGGTGGCGGCTGGCTGGTAATTACGCCGCTTGTTTAACGCGCTGCTGTAGAACATCACTTCATCCGGGCTGACCAGCACATCGTTAAACTCGGTGGTTCCACTGGCGGTGAGGCGTTGCCCCATACCGTCCCAGTCGTCATGCTGAACAATCCCCTCACGCTGACGCGGGATGAGCGCTGAGACGGTATTACCATCGTCATCTTTGGCCGTGACGCGCAGGCGATCAGCCATCAGGCCGCCGGTACTGTAAAATTTTTTGCCACGCAGCCGCAGCCCCTGGTCTGTGGCTATCAGCCGGGTGGTCATGTCGGTGACAAACTTGCCGCCTAACTCACCCGTGGCACCGCTGATGATGTCGCCGTGACGCAAGCCATGAAAATAGCGATTTTGTTGTTGCTCATCTCCATTCAGGCGCAGGCGTTCTACCGAGGTGAAGTGGGGGATCAGTGCCTGGGCGATATTAGGATCACCTTCTGCCAGGGCGATCATCACTCTGGCAAGATCGCGCCACGCCAGCTCCGGCCCTTGCCATTTCTGTGGCACACGTGCAGCGGTAATGCCCGCTTTACGCACCCATTCCATCTCCTCATGCGGCAAAATACGCTGTAAATCACGTTCCGATGCTCCGGCAGCCAGCGCGGGAGTCAGAGACTTTGCGGCAGCCACCACCGTGCTGGCTGAAGTGTCGCGTGTCACCACGGCAAAATCAAAATGGCCGTTGTGTTCGTTAATGGTCGTCATCTTATCTCCGGTGGGTTAGTCGCGATACGTGACGCCGTCACGATCAAGCAGACGTTTAAGGGCGTTGAAATGCAGGGCATGGCCCGGCAAATAGCGGCTGGTAGCGGCATCATGCAACGGCGTGCGCGTAATCTGATGGCGCACCTTTTCGCGCAGTGCGGGTGTCAGCTCGCGCAATGGCTCTCCGGTCCAGCGGGCGTAAAGCTGAACCTGGCAGGCATATTCGAGGGCATACAGCCGGTCCCACGCCTCAGCAGCATCTTCACCGGTCACAACCACGCCGTGATTAGCCATAAACAAAATCGATTTCAGTTGCAGTAAATCCGCCAGCCGTTCACCTTCCAACGGATCGCGCGCCAGCGCCTGGTAGTCATTGTCATAGGCGATATCGTCACTGAGCAGAGCCTCAGCCTGACCGGTAATTAATAGCCGCTGATCCGCCAGGCGTGCGATAGCACTGGCGTAGGGCATGTGGGTGTGAAATACCGCAGCATGCTTTGGCGAAAAAGCATGAATCGGCGCATGGATACAGTAAGCCGAACGTTGGATCTGCCCACCTCCGGCCAGCAACTGGCCGTCATACCCCACTTTGAGAAACACGCTGGCGGTGGCCTCAGTCCAGTGCAGGCCAAACGGCAGCAGCAAAAAAGCCTGTTCATCAGGGACGGCGAGCGTCAGATGGTTATAGATCCCCTGGCTAAATCCATTGCGATGCGAAAAATGGTGTGCGGCGGCAAGGTCAATACGCGCCTGCCATTCAGCATCGCTTACACTGTTGCGGGATACGGGTTCAAGCGCTAAGTCAGACATAGGGTTCTCCTGTGGATTAAGGCGCAAGCCAGGCGTTGCGGAAGCCGGAATGTGCCCCCGCTGGCGAGAAATCAATCCCATGCAGCTTGCGGTTATAGGCGGTGAAGAAGGGGGCTTGCATGATGGGAATCAACGGCAGGTCGGTCATCGCCAGACGCTGGAACTCATGGAATTCTTCAATGCGTTTTTGTGGGTCCACTTCGCGCTGATAGCGGTGAATGATGTCATCCATCTGCGGGTTGCTATAGGCAAAGGCATTGGCGTAAGGCACACCCGCCTGTTGAGCGCTGGAGTCATAAACGCGTGTCAGACCCATTTGCGGATCGAGCATGATGCCCCACCCCTGGAAAACCACATCAAAATCATAATCGGTGTAAATCCGACGGGTGAAAGTCGCGTTATCCAGTGGGATATACTTAAGGGTGATGCCAAGTTTACTTAACGACTGCCGCAGGAATTCGCCAACCAGAAGCGCCTGGCTGGACGCTGGATCACTGTACAGGCGCAGGGTAAAGCGCGATCCGTCGGCACCTTTTTTGAAACCGGCTTCGTCCAGCAACTGGTTGCCTTTGGCAATGTCGTAGTCGTAATGAGGGATGTCGTTAGTAAAATAACGAGTCAGTGAAGAGGGAATAACGCTGTATTCCGGTTTGCTCTGCCCGTACCAGACGGTATCAATCAGGCGCTGACGATCGATAGCATGGGCAAACGCCTGGCGAACTTTCTGCTGTGCCAGATATTTATTGCGCAGGTTGAAGGCAAGAAAATAGGTTTGAGCCGCGTAAGAATAACCACGTGAGTCAAAAGCCAGCTGAGGATTTTGCTTCAGGCGACTGATATCCGCAAACGGGATACCGGCAAAAGGAACGTACTGCACTTCGCCAGATTCCAGAGCCGCGCTGCGTGCCGAAGCATCGGGGATAAAACGATAGATAATACGATCGAGATAGGGTTTCCCTTTGTCCCAGTAATCCGGGTTACGCACCAGTTCCACATATTGGCCGCGCACCCACTTACTGAATTTAAACGGGCCAGTGCCGATGGGGGCTGCGCTGGCGGGGTTGGTACGGATATCCTTACCCGCAAAAATATGTGCCGGTAAGACCTGTGATTCCGCACCGTCAAATGCATTCAGAATGACCTGTGAAGGTGCGCTGAGACGGAATATTGCTGTCCAGTCATCCGGGGTTTCAACATCAGTGAGGGTGGCAAAGGTGGAACGACCACGCGAATGCACTTTCTTCCACACCTCCAGCGCAGAATAACGCACATCTTTCGAGGTAAATGGTTGACCGTCATGCCATTTTACATCGTGACGTAATTTAAATGTGATCGATTTGCCATCCGGTGACACTGTCCATGATTCAGCCAGGTTAGGGTGGGGTTGATAATTATCATCATAGGTCAGCAGACCATCAAAAATATTGGCGGAGATGGTACGGTTGGCATATTGGTTATTAAAGGTGGCGGTTAAAGTACTGGGTTCAGGATCGATGGCGACAATCAATGTGCCACCCCTGACCGGTGTGGGAGCACTGTCCGCAGCCGATGTTGTGCCCGTGGTGGCCCCCAGCAGAAGCAGCGAGGCAATGACTAATTTATACAACCGCGACATAGGCGGAATGCTCCTTATACGATGAAGTGATAATCAGGTGAGTTTTTTATTTATTGACTTTTCGATTAACCAATCTAACGAAGATGAAATAAGTGAGATAAATAACAATATCGGCATTGTAAATCCGCATTCGCTATTTAGAGTAATGACAATCAGGCCGGCTTCTTATTTTTCTGAGGGAATTGTTAGTGATTTTTATAAGTGGGTGTTGAATATACTTTAATAGCGAAGGAGACGCGTTTTATATTCTGTGGTTAGGATTTATCCCACCAGCTTTGTTAATGATAAGTTTCATATTGCGTATTAAGAGTTAAGTTATCTGGTTAAATCATTTTTCCCTTCTCCCAATGATATCTACCCTCGCGTTCAACGATCATCAATTGGGCGGGAAATATGGCACGCATCGCGATTTACGGGGCCGGGGCTGTGGGCAGTGTGATGGCAGCAAAGCTGGCACGGGCAGGGCATCAGGTGAGCGTCATTGCCAGAGGTGCTCACCTGGAAGCGATGCGACGTAATGGACTGGAATATATCGCGGACAATACAAGCGATAACGTCAGGGTGACGGCCAGCGAATATGCGAAGGACTTCGGTGTGCAGGATGTCGTTATCTGTACGTTAAAATCTCATGCTATTGCCGGGGCAGCTCAGGCGATGAGTTTGTTGCTGGGGCCAGATACGCCGGTGATATTCGCGCAAAATGGATTGCCGTGGTGGTATTTCAAGGGGCAGAACGCCCCGGGTCTGGATACGCATGGCGTGATCGCCCGCCATATTGGTGTCAGGCGCACTTTGGGTTGCATCATTCATTGCCCGAGTCAGGTGATTGCTCCTGGTGTGGTGAAACAGGAAGGGAATTCAGCGCGTTATTATCTCGGTGAACCTGAAGGCGGGTTCAGTGAACGCCTGCTGAGGCTGGAACAAAGCCTGGCACCGGCATTGCCGGTTATTGCTGTTGCGGATATCCGTTACGAGGTGTGGCGTAAACTGCGCATAAATGTCGCCAGTTCATTGCTCACTACGCTGACTATGTCGCTTCCTGCCGATGTGATGAAAAGCGCGACGCTGCGTCAGCTGTTCCGGCAACTCCTGATGGAAACAGGGATGATAGCTGCGGCCCATAACGTAACGTTGCCAGAGGACGTGAGTGACATTATCCAGAGCTTTTCTCACAGCAGGCACGCGCCATCGATGCTACAGGATCTGCTGACAGGGAGGACGCCAGAGGTGGAAGGGCAACTTATAGCTGTCCAGCAGCTGGCGCGAGTGACAGAGGTGGCAACACCGATGCTGGATATATTACTGGCATTGCTTCTGCAGCGACTGGAATCTTTCTGAGCGGCTGCCAGAGGCGGTGTGGTCAAATGTTTCATTAATTTTTGGCACCGCGATATCAGTGACGCATTGGTATTTGCTGAATCTGAAGGATTATTCATTTCAGATATTTCATAAGTTTTTTTTATTCTTTGTTTCCCCTGCAAGGATGTGGGAGCGTAACAGGCACACACACGCACTGATTTTAAAGGATTTTCATGAGAAACCAAAAAGCAACACATAAGAAAAAAATATTAACAACTGTGTTCCTGACCACGCTGTTAGTTTCCGCTGCCGCCAGTGCCGATCAGTTAGCGGATATCAAAGCTGCCGGAGAAATCAAGGTCGCAACCTTCGATGCAAACCCACCGTTCGGTTCCATTGACGCCAAAAGTCATGAACTGGTGGGCTACGATGTGGACTTCGCTAAAGCTCTCGCCAACTCGCTGGGCGTGAAACTGAAACTGGTCGCCACCAATCCGGCAAACCGCATCCCGCTGTTGCAATCTGGCAAGGCTGATTTGATTGTCGCCGATATCACCATTACCCCGGAACGCGCCCAGGTTATCGATTTCTCCATCCCCTATTTTGTGACCGGCCAGCAGTTCCTTGTTCCGGCAAAATCACCTGACCAACTGGATAAATACAGCCACGCGAGAATTGGTGCGGTGAAGGGCACGACTGGTGAACAGGCGTTGCATCAACGTTATCCGCAGGCCAGAGTCCTTGCCTATGACGATATTCCGCTGGCGCTGACGGCGTTACGCAACGGTAATGTTCAGGCGATTACTCAGGACAGCACCATTCTCGCCGGGCTGCTGGCGGCGGCACCGGACAAGGCCAATTTCAAAGTACTGCCGACTCTGCTGAGTAAAGAAGAAATCGGCGTGGGTGTGAAGAAAGACCAGCCCGCATTGTTGAAAGCCGTCAATGATGAGTTGCTGGCGCTGGAGAAAAATGGTCAGGCAGCGCAGATCTATAACACCTGGTTTGGTCCGGGTACGCCAGCACCTTCACCCCGTAACTTCAGGATTGAAGCGAAGTAAACGTCTATGTTCCTTATGAAAGCTGTATCCGCGGCCCTGGCTGCGGATTTTTCACATCTGCAGAAAGCCAGTGTCACCTTTCGCCGTGCCGGTAAACGTTACGGCGACCGCCAGGTACTGAGTGGTGTGGATTTGCATATTGAGTCGGGCGAAGTGGTGGCGATCATCGGGCCTTCCGGCTCGGGTAAATCGACGCTGATTCGTCTGATTAACCAACTGGAAAATCTTAGCGAGGGTGAAATTTTTGTCGATAACCGTCCCACGGCAGGCTTGTCGGGCGCAGGTTTACGCCAGTTACGCAGTCGAATCGGCTTCGTCTTCCAGCAATTTAATTTGTACGCGCATCTGACTGCATTACACAACATCAGCGTGCCACTCCACGTGGTGCATGGCTGGAAAAAAGCGGCGGCACAACAGCGGGCCCACGAGTTGCTGGCCCATGTCGGACTGGCCGATAAAGCATCGCATCTTCCGTCCCAGTTATCGGGTGGTCAGCAACAGCGTGTGGCGATTGCCCGTGCACTGGCATCGTCACCGCAAATCATTCTGTTTGATGAGCCAACATCCGCGTTGGACCCGGAGATGATTGGCGAAGTGTTGCAGGTCATGAAATCACTGGCACAGAGTGGCATTACCATGATTGTGGTGACGCACGAGATGCAATTTGCACGCGAGATTGCTGATCGGGTGGTGTTTATTGATGGCGGGGAGATCCTCGAAGTGGCATCCCCGGCGCATTTTTTCCGCCAGCCGACCCATCCGCGGGCCCAGCGCTTTTTGAAAAAAGTGTTAGATCCCCTGCATCAGGATTTTTTCTCATGAAGCTGCATTTCGACTGGCAAGGGGTACTCAGCGGGCAGCCATTACAGTGGATCCTGAATGGTTATGTGACCACCTTGTGGGTCAGTGTCATCGGCGCATTACTGGCAACGGCACTGGCCGTGCTGTTGCTGTTTCTGCGTCTCAGCGGTCATGCGCTGGCGGTACGTGGCGTGGCGTTGTGGGTTTCCCTGTTCCGCAATACCCCGATTCTGGTCCAGTTCCTGTTCTGGTATTTTTCCGCCTGGAATCTGTTGCCGCGCTTGTGGCGCGACTGGATCAATGCCGACCATCCCGGCGCCTTGTTAGCGGGTGACGTCAGTTGGCTGACGCCTGAGTTTCTGTGCTCAGCGTGGGGGTTAGGTGCCTTCATCTCCGCCTTTCTGGTCGAGGAGATCAGTGCCGGTTTAAGTGCCGTACCGGACGGACAGCGCGAAGCGGCGGTCAGTCAGGGATTTTCAGCAGCAATGGCGCTGCGCTGCATATTGTTGCCGCAGGGGTTGGTGAATGCCTGGCAGCCGATAACCGGTCAATACCTGAATTTGATGAAACTCTCGTCGCTCGCCAGCGGGATCGGTTTTGCTGAACTGACCTATCAGGTACGTCAGGTTGACAGTTATAACGCACATGCGCTTGAAGCCTTCGCGGTGGGAACGGTGTTGTATCTGGTCACCGGTGTGCTGCTGGGGTTTGCCCTCGGATGGCTGGGACCTGGACGTCGTCTTATGGGAGATGAACGATGAATGGCGGCTTACAGGTTATCCTCGATAACCTGGGGTATTTACTGTGGGGGAACCTCGCCAACGGTGAACCCGGCGGGGTACTACTGACCTTGCTGATGGCTATCGGTGCCGCGCTGCTGGCATTCCCGGGCGGTATGGCGCTGGCGTGCCTCGCATGGCGATTCCGTGGGGCGATACGCTCAATGTTGTTTCTGTGGGCTGAGCTTATTCGCGGCATCCCGCTGATCTTTGTGATCTTCTGGCTTTGGTATTTGCTGCCCGCGCTGACCGGTAGCGATATGCCGGGCGCACTGACCGTGACCCTGGCGCTGGCCTGGTTCACGGCTGCCTCGGTGATGCATAGCACGTTAGCTGGATTGCAGGCGTTACCTTCGGGTCAACACCAGGCGGCGCAGAGCCAGGGATTCTCAGACAGGCAACTGTTGTGGCATATCCTGTTACCGCAGACGCTGCGCAATATCAAACCCTCTCTGGCAGGCATCGGCATTAACCTGATTAAAGATACTTCGCTGGCCTTTATCCTCAACGTGCCTGAACTGACGACACTGGCAGGTCAGGTCAACAATCGGGTGCAGGTTTATCCTGCAGCGTTGTTTGTGTTTACCGGGCTGGTTTACTACCTGTTATGTACCGGGCTGGCGCATCTGGTACAACGGCGCAGAGTCTGATGAAGAGAGTGCTCTGTGTCTGTTATGGCAGAAACTGGGCGAGCACAACGCTGGAAGATTTTATGTGCTTCCTGGACAGGTACATACGCTGGTATAACGAGAGTCGAATCAAAATATCATTAGGTGCAATGAGTCCGGTGAAGTACCGGCAGCATCAGGGGATCACAACATAACAGTCCAGGAAAATATCCGCATCTCCGAGGCGGACTTCTCAATTTAGCCATTACATAAAAGTACGGGTAATGTATCTTATGTTAAATTAAATATCCTGATGCGCACCCGGAACGCACTTCTCCTGTAGCAACTTTCTTCCAGTTCATCACTCAACTACGGCTGTATTGCCCGGCTATTTTTCGGGATGTATGAAGGACCCGTAGAATGCTCACTTTGTTCCCGTCAGCCACATATACAACGATGAAGGGAAAATGTGGTATTACAAGCTTTCTATGTTTTAGAGTTCGCCCGACCTGCACTCCCGCCATAGGGTTTTCCTTAAGTATATCCACCATCGTTGCGAGCCTGTCATCAGCAGCAATGGCGACCAAAGCGCCAGCTTCTTTGTTTAGGTAGAGAAAAATGTCTTCTCTGTCAGTCAGCGCCCGTCTTTCCCAGACTATATTCGTGGTCACAATTTCCCCTGAGCAGCCCGCTGTCGTAGATCATCCATGCGTTTTGTCACTTCATCATTGTTAAGGTATTCGCCTTCACCGGAGTCATGGCGATTGAACGCGTGAGCTATCTGTTGCTCCAGCCAGTGCTCATGATCGCTGTTTTGAAAACGGAGTTCTTCTGCTGCCAGTTCTTCTGCCCGCTGACGCATGAGTTCAGTAAGGCTCATTTGTTGGCGCTCCGCAGCAAGCATGGCCAAACGTTTCGTTTCTTCATCTATCCGAAAATGAATAGTGCTGCTCATGATGTTGTCTCTTGTGGTGTCATTTGTGTTGTCATTATGAGGGTAAATCGTCTTAGTGTCATCCCTACACACGAAACTAATTACTCAGGAAAACTACTGATTGCACTTGTTATGTTAAATACGCTATCCGCACAGACCCCGGACCGCACCCACCCGTAGCGGCGCGATTTATCGCGCGGGAGACGTGACATTCCCACTGATGCTTTAGCGCATCAGCGGGATTAGAAATCATTGTGCTGGGCTCAGTCTTGCACACGCAGCAGCAATGCGCCGCCCAGCCTCTTTCACTGTGTCATTATCGGTGGCAATGGATAAGCGGAAATACGGCGAGAGCCCATAGGCACTGCCCCCCACGGCAGACACACCGTTTTCCAGCAGATAATCCAGCACATCGGCTTCGCTTTTCAGTTGACTGCCCCCCGGCCGGTAACGGCCAATCAACCCGCTACAGCGACAGAAAACGAAAAATCCGCCCTGTGGCAACGTCAGTTCCAGGCCATCAATGCCGGATAAGATCCCGATGATATCGTCACGCCGCTGCTGATACGCCGCTACCTGTGGCGCGAGGAAATCCAGGCCGCCGTTGTACGCCGCCAGCGCTGCCGCCTGGCTCACCGAACTGGCACCGGAACTGATTTGCGATTGCACCACGGTCATGGCAGTGATCAGCGCTTTGGGCCCGGCACCGAAACCAATGCGCCAGCCGGTCATGGCGTAGGTTTTAGACACGCCGCCGACCAGCAAACTGCGCGCCTGAAAATCGTCCGCCACGTTCAGCAAATTACGGCGTTCACGGCCATCAAACAGAATGTGTTCGTACAAGTCATCGAGCATGACCAGCACGTGCGGATGCTCGCGCAGCACATCGGCCAGCGCCTGTAATTCTTGCGCTGAATACACCGCACCGCTCGGATTTCCCGGATGATTGAGCACCAGCCAGCGCGTGCGCGCCGTGATGCTCGCCGCCAGTTGCTCGGGCAAAAGCTTATAACCCTGCTCCAGATGACATTCCACCAACACCGGCGTGCCGCCATTAAAGCGCACGCTGTCCGGGAACGTCGGCCAGTACGGCACCGGCACAATCACTTCATCACCGTCGTTTAATGTCGCTGCAAACGCGTTGAAAATGATCTGCTTCGCGCCGTTGGCAATAATCAGGTTATCGATGCCAAACTCCAGCTGGTTTTCCTGCCGCAATTTGCGCTGCACCGCCTCGCGCAGCGCCCGTATTCCGGGCGTTGGCGTGTATTTGGTTTCACCGCGCGCAATAGCCTCGTACGTTGCCTGTTTGATGTGCTCCGGCGTATCAAAGTCCGGTTCACCGGTGGTGAGATCCAGAATATCTACGCCGGCCTTTTTCAGATCATTAGTACGCTGCTTTGCCGCCGCATTGGCAGAAAGCGAAACGCGTTGCACGCGCTGTGACAGCGAAATCGTCATACCGTTATCCTTATATCAGAGCGCGGGCAAACCCAGGTTTTCGCGCAATGTGCTGAATTCATACTCTTCGCGAAACAACCCGCGACGGCGTAATTCCGGGATCACCAGCTCGACGAACAGCGAAAGCTGTTCTGGCATGATGGCAGGCATAATATTGAAACCGTCCGCGCCGCCCTGCTCCAGCCAGTGCTGGAAATCATCGGCGATGTCTTCCGCTGTTCCCACCAGTACGCGGTGTCCGCGCGATCCGGCGGCAATCGCAGCCAGTTCACGCAGGGTCAGATTTTCACGGTAGGCCAGATCAGTGAGCAGTTTCACTCGGCTCTGATTGCCTTCACCGGCAGGCACATCCGGCACCGGACCGTCGAGCGGGAACTGGCTAAGATCCATGTTAAAGCGGGTCGAAAGCTGACGGATACCGTTATCGATATCCACCAGCGAATTGAGTTCACGCCACGTTTCACGCGCTTCTTCCCGCGTGCGGCCAACAATCGGCATCACGCCGGGCAGGATCAGCACATGATCCGGATGTCGCCCCGCGTCTTTTACCTGCTGTTTCTGCGAACGGTAAAATGTCTGCGCGTCTTCCAGCGTCGCGGCGGCGGTAAACACGACTTCGGCGGTAGCGGCAGCCAGCTTCTGGCCGTCCGCGGAAGAACCGGCCTCGATAATCACCGGACGTCCCTGCGGTGAACGCGTAATATTCAGCGGCCCCTGCACCTGGAAGTATTTCCCGCGATGATCGATAGGCTGAATTTTTTCATTCACGAAATACTGGCCACTGGCTTTGTCCGGCTCCACCGCTCCTTCCTGCCAGCCTTCCCACAGCTTGAACGCCACATCGAGAAACTCGTGTGCCACCGCATAACGTTCGGCGTGCATCGGCATATCTTCACGGCTGAAATTGCGCGCCACGTCGGTGGAAAACGACGTCACTACGTTCCACGCCGCACGACCATGGCTGATGTGATCCAGTGACGAAAAGCTGCGTGCCAGATTAAACGGGTCGGTAAAGGTGGTGGATGCGGTTGCCGCCAGCCCGATATGACGGGTCTGCACTGCCAGCGCCGCCAGCAATGTCAGCGGTTCGAGGCGCGCCATGGTGGAAGGCAGACGGTAAACGCTGGTCGCCAGCGCGTCTCCGATGAAGAACATGTCGAACTTGCCTTCTTCGGCTTTTTTAGCGATCCACGTCAGCCATTCGACGTCCGTTGGCGAACCGAGTTTTTCGGTTAAACGCCAGCCGCTGACGTGATGCCCGAGCGGTTGCACAAACAGGCCGAGGCGCAGCTTCCTGGTGTTTTCTGAAGAAGAAGTCATGAGATGTTCCTAAGAATAGTGTTGATTTTCTGTCGCCCGCAGGGCTTTTTCGATATGTTCGGCGGTCATGGAAAACGGCAGCCGAGCCGCGTTTTCGGCAGAGAACTTCACTTCACAGGCAATCGCCGAAAGGATTTCATCACGGTTGCCCTTGAGTTCCGGTAATACCAGCGGCGCGTCGTACTGCCGCAGCAGCGCCAGCAGTTGCGGATCCGGTTCGCCGCTGTCGCTTTCCATCAGTGACTGCACCAGCAGGCCGAAACCGACTTTTT encodes the following:
- a CDS encoding LLM class flavin-dependent oxidoreductase translates to MSSSRPAQMHLGAFLQDAGHHIAAWRHPEAPVGAGMNFDHFHHLARRAEAAKFDMVFLGDQMTFQYEEDETLGRTSRTVNFEPLTLLSALATATQRIGLIATASTSYNEPYNVARKFSSLDHISKGRAGWNIVTSWTGGEARNFNRAEVMDHGLRYRRAQEFVEVVKGLWDTWDADALLDDRQQGKFFDPQRLHILDHQGEFFQVRGPLTIARAPQGWPVLVQAGSSADGQSLAARHAEVIFTAQRNLADAQHFYRTVKDQLEQWGRQPDSLKIMPGIFPVVGDNAAHAREKFERLQALVSPEIGWPVLARHLGGFDLSGYSPDDPVPELPLTQGNQSRQALLLKFAREENLTIRQLYWHVTGTRGHWAVFGSAEEIADVLEEWFTAGAADGFNIMAPWLPGGLEEFIDQVVPVLQRRGLFRTDYQGTTLRDHLGLANPEREVQG
- a CDS encoding acyl-CoA dehydrogenase family protein, with product MTTINEHNGHFDFAVVTRDTSASTVVAAAKSLTPALAAGASERDLQRILPHEEMEWVRKAGITAARVPQKWQGPELAWRDLARVMIALAEGDPNIAQALIPHFTSVERLRLNGDEQQQNRYFHGLRHGDIISGATGELGGKFVTDMTTRLIATDQGLRLRGKKFYSTGGLMADRLRVTAKDDDGNTVSALIPRQREGIVQHDDWDGMGQRLTASGTTEFNDVLVSPDEVMFYSSALNKRRNYQPAATQMLHSTIEVGITFAVLQDAIAWAHRGARPRPDSGVERSTDDWYVQHIIGNIAAHAHAAEAILLRAAGKVDEATRAWYAQVEGPALEAALIEASIATAEAKIICNSAALRAGELIYDVGGSSATLRNNNFDRHWRNARTHTTHDPINHRYRVVGRFYLDQTPPPITMYD
- a CDS encoding class II aldolase/adducin family protein; translation: MSDLALEPVSRNSVSDAEWQARIDLAAAHHFSHRNGFSQGIYNHLTLAVPDEQAFLLLPFGLHWTEATASVFLKVGYDGQLLAGGGQIQRSAYCIHAPIHAFSPKHAAVFHTHMPYASAIARLADQRLLITGQAEALLSDDIAYDNDYQALARDPLEGERLADLLQLKSILFMANHGVVVTGEDAAEAWDRLYALEYACQVQLYARWTGEPLRELTPALREKVRHQITRTPLHDAATSRYLPGHALHFNALKRLLDRDGVTYRD
- a CDS encoding ABC transporter substrate-binding protein, whose amino-acid sequence is MSRLYKLVIASLLLLGATTGTTSAADSAPTPVRGGTLIVAIDPEPSTLTATFNNQYANRTISANIFDGLLTYDDNYQPHPNLAESWTVSPDGKSITFKLRHDVKWHDGQPFTSKDVRYSALEVWKKVHSRGRSTFATLTDVETPDDWTAIFRLSAPSQVILNAFDGAESQVLPAHIFAGKDIRTNPASAAPIGTGPFKFSKWVRGQYVELVRNPDYWDKGKPYLDRIIYRFIPDASARSAALESGEVQYVPFAGIPFADISRLKQNPQLAFDSRGYSYAAQTYFLAFNLRNKYLAQQKVRQAFAHAIDRQRLIDTVWYGQSKPEYSVIPSSLTRYFTNDIPHYDYDIAKGNQLLDEAGFKKGADGSRFTLRLYSDPASSQALLVGEFLRQSLSKLGITLKYIPLDNATFTRRIYTDYDFDVVFQGWGIMLDPQMGLTRVYDSSAQQAGVPYANAFAYSNPQMDDIIHRYQREVDPQKRIEEFHEFQRLAMTDLPLIPIMQAPFFTAYNRKLHGIDFSPAGAHSGFRNAWLAP
- a CDS encoding ketopantoate reductase family protein — translated: MARIAIYGAGAVGSVMAAKLARAGHQVSVIARGAHLEAMRRNGLEYIADNTSDNVRVTASEYAKDFGVQDVVICTLKSHAIAGAAQAMSLLLGPDTPVIFAQNGLPWWYFKGQNAPGLDTHGVIARHIGVRRTLGCIIHCPSQVIAPGVVKQEGNSARYYLGEPEGGFSERLLRLEQSLAPALPVIAVADIRYEVWRKLRINVASSLLTTLTMSLPADVMKSATLRQLFRQLLMETGMIAAAHNVTLPEDVSDIIQSFSHSRHAPSMLQDLLTGRTPEVEGQLIAVQQLARVTEVATPMLDILLALLLQRLESF